In the Pogoniulus pusillus isolate bPogPus1 chromosome 4, bPogPus1.pri, whole genome shotgun sequence genome, one interval contains:
- the WASL gene encoding actin nucleation-promoting factor WASL gives MSGNPQQQPPRRVTNVGSMLLTLQENESLFSFLGKKCVTMSSAVVQIYAADRNAMWSKKCCGVACLVKDNPQRSYFIRIFDIKDGKLLWEQELYNNFVYNSPRRYFHTFAGDTCQVGLNFANEEEAKVFCKTVTDLLGRRQRRSEKRRDPPNGPSLPMATVDIKNPEITTNRFYTPQVNNISYTKEKKKGKTKKRRLTKADIGTPSNFQHIGHVGWDPNTGFDVNNLDPELKNLFDMCGISEAQLKDKETSKVIYDFIEKTGGVEAVKNELRRQAPPPPPPCRGGPPPPPPPPPHSSGPPPPPARGRGAPPPPPSRAPTAAPPPPPPSRPGAAVPPPPPNRMYPPPPPVHSSSAPSGPPPPPPPPASGSSVPPPPPPPPPPPGPPPPPGLPSEVDHQLPVPAGNKAALLDQIREGAQLKKVEQNNRPVSCSGRDALLDQIRQGIQLKSVSDGQESAPPTPAPTSGIVGALMEVMQKRSKAIHSSDEDEDEDDEEDFEDDDEWDD, from the exons aCGATGTCTTCGGCAGTCGTTCAAATCTATGCAGCAGATCGCAATGCTATGTGGTCAAAGAAATGCTGTGGTGTAGCTTGTCTTGTAAAGGACAATCCACAGAGGTCTTATTTTATCAGAATATTTGATATTAAG gATGGGAAATTATTATGGGAACAGGAGCTGTACAATAACTTTGTATATAATAGTCCTAGACGATATTTTCATACCTTTGCTGGAGAT ACATGTCAAGTTGGTCTTAATTTTGCTAATGAAGAAGAAGCTAAAGTATTCTGCAAAACAGTAACAGATTTACTTGGACGACGACAGAGAAGATCTG AAAAAAGACGAGACCCACCAAATG GCCCAAGTCTGCCAATGGCAACTGTTGATATCAAAAACCCAGAAATTACAACTAACAGATTTTATACTCCACAAGTCAACAATATTTCATATaccaaagaaaagaagaaaggaaaaactaaAAAGAGAAGATTGACAAAGGCAGATATTGGAACACCATCTAATTTCCA ACACATTGGACATGTTGGTTGGGATCCAAACACAGGTTTTGAT GTGAATAACTTAGACCCAGAACTGAAAAACTTGTTTGATATGTGTGGAATTTCAGAAGCTCAGCTGAAAGATAAAGAAACCTCAAAGGTCATATATGATTTCATAGAAAAAACAGGAGGTGTGGAAGCTGTTAAAAATGAACTGCGCAGACAAG ctccacctccaccaccaccgTGTAGAGGAGGaccccctccacctccaccaccacctccccataGTTCaggccctccccctccccctgctaGGGGCCGAGGggccccacctccacctccttcaagagctcccacagcagcacctccgCCCCCACCTCCGTCTAGACCTGGTGCAGCAGTGCCCCCACCTCCTCCAAACAGGATGtatcctccaccaccaccagtgCATTCATCATCTGCACCATCTGgccctcccccacctcctcccccaccagcaAGTGGGTCATCTgttcctccaccaccacctcctcctccaccccctcctggtcctcctccaccaccaggCCTTCCTTCAGAGGTTGATCACCAGCTTCCAGTTCCTGCAGGAAACAAAGCAGCACTCTTGGATCAAATCAGAGAAGGAGCTCAGTTAAAGAAAGTAGAACAGAACAATCGACCAGTGTCTTGCTCAGGAAGAGATGCACTGTTGGACCAGATACGACAGGGTATACAGCTGAAATCA GTATCTGATGGTCAGGAGAGTGCACCGCCAACACCTGCACCCACCTCAGGAATTGTGGGTGCATTAATGGAAGTTATGCAGAAAAGGAGCAAAGCCATTCATTCTTCAG atGAAGATGAGGATGAAGACGATGAAGAAGACTTTGAGGATGATGACGAATGGGATGATTGA